A window of Fusarium verticillioides 7600 chromosome 7, whole genome shotgun sequence genomic DNA:
TTGTTGCGCCTTGGTGTCTTTTGTGACGGGCAGGTGGTGGAACTCGATTCCGTAGCTCTCGGCGAGGGCGGCGTAGTCGGGGTGGTTCGACACGATGACGGGGACTTCCATGCGCAGCTGGCCGGTCTTCATGCGGAAGAGAAGATCGTTGAGACAGTGGCCGATCTTGgagaccatgatgagaacACGGGTCTTGCGGGCGACGGGGCGGATATCGTAGTCCATGTTGTACTCGGCCGCGAGCTTGTCAAAGGCCTCGACGAGGTGCTCGGTGGACTCGGTCTCGGTAGGGCCAAAGTGCACACGCATGAAGAAGCGCTCGGAGACGGGATCGGAGAACTGCTGGAGGTCGAGGATGTTGTGCTTGTTGGCGGCAAAGATGCCCGTCACGGCATAGACGATGCCGGGCTTGTCGGGGCACGACAGGGTGAGGATGTGATCATTAGCCATGTTGAAGGCTACGGAGGGCGTTGAGATTGACGGGGAAGAAattggtgtaagtgagaaGAATTACGGCGTATCTTGTTAGCCTCCGTATGTCGACCGAGTATGACTCCGAGAACCCCACTGCGGGCTAACCCTCCACTATCGGAGAAGCGTCGGGATGTGGCTATGAAGGAGAGAGTTGGTATTAAGTAAATTGAGGGAAATATGCTGtattgagatgttgaatAGAATGCGACATGGATAGCTGTGGACTGAGAAGTGCCGTCTGATGGTCATGATGCATTGGTATGGCCGGTTATATCCGTCTCCGCTATGGCTGCAGGGTAACAAGAGTCCACTGAACGAACCAAGCAAACGTCAGATCTGATAACTAGTCAAAGGATAGATAATTAGAAAGATAATCTACCAAGGTATGTAATATAACTAGAGATAATAAAGCTAATGCATGCAATTGGCCGTCACGTGGCGTTGATCGTTGATCGGAAGCCCATCCGTTCCCCACCATCAACACTCAACTaacttgacatcaacatcaaccgcAATGCATCATGTCAGGTGGCTCCCGGAGCCGAGACGGCTGCTTCAACTGTCGAAGACGAAAGCGAAGATGTGACGAGGAGAAACCAACCTGTCGACGGTGTCAGAGAGCAGGAGACGAGTGTATCTTTCCGAgtccagcttcagcatcgaATCCGTACAAGTTTATCGTCGCGGCTTCTGACCACTATCTGGTGCCGAGTGATGACCAGAACCATAGCTTTCTAAATCTCTCACCCCAGGAACTCGTTGCTGTCTGTGATTCTAGTGAAGGAAGGATTGTCTGGGCAAAGGAATCTGTTCCCCGCAGTTTATCACCGTTTGCTTTTGAGCCGGGACGGTCAGTTGAGAAAGCTCTCGTGCAGTACTGTATGTATCCTCACCACCATGTATCCTCGCTAACAGGTTAGATGTCGAGGTCATTTCTAGGAGCAGAGTCTACGTGGATACAAGTCGGAATGGCTTCCGTACATCAGTCATTCCCCGAATGTTCATGTTCCAAGGCCCTTTGTTCTCCGCAGTCCTAGCCATGAGCGCAGCAGAATGGGCACAAAACATTGTCCCCGATGGAAGAGACTACCGCGCTTTATCAATGCAGTACAAGGTCCGAGCTCTCCATGAACTGCAGCACGCTCTTCCAGATTCCCAAGGCAGTGAGGGTAATCTTCTAACCTGTGTTCTCTTGGCATCTCTCGAAATCGCACATGGATCGTGTCCAACATGGCtccgtcatcttcaaggcgCACTCGCTCTACTTGAGAGTTTCGGAAACAATATCGACCCCAGCGTAGCCGAATTTGCACTCCAGTATTTCCGGTTCCGATATATTCTTATGGAGACTACGCAACCTACCCACCAGGACTCGTTACACCAAGCAATGGCTGGTTTGGCCAAAGCCGAGGCTACACTCCCGCATTCTCGAAATCTGGTTGATGAACAGATTGGTTGCTCCATGGATCTCGTCGACATAATCAACGAAATATCGTCACTGTCTACACATGACATTTCCAGGGATCAACTGTACACCACAGGTCAAGATATTGAACAGCAACTCGAAGACCTTTCTTTTCAGGGTACAGACGACTACCTCTTACGGAGCGCTGAGTCTTTCAGAATTGCGGCGCAAATCTACCTCCGCCTCGTATGCTACAACACAGCCATCACCCACCCATCCATCCTGGCCCTCCACGaatctcttctctcctgtCTTTCCGATATCATCGTTGAGGGACAGACTCGAAGATCATTTCCTATGTGGCCACTGTTCTTGGCAGGCTGTGCATGCTCATCAGACGAACAACGAAAGGTTGTGTTGGATCACTTCATGTTGATGGATAGTAAATGGCCGATTAGCAACATATCTGCTGTTTGGAATGCCCTCAGACTCATCTGGCATACACGAGATCTTCAGGCATCGAGTACAAACCAAGACTGGAGGGAGATTATTCACAAATTTGGATGGAAGCTCTCGTTGTCATGATCAATTCTAATACCTGGGTATACTCTATGCTCTAATGCGACCGCACGCTAAACTTCCAGCTCCCTTGACTTGCCATGGGATCCCTCGGTCCATCCCAGACTGGACACCATGATTCTTTGGCTCCTTCGTCTGCTCGTGCTCTTGATTCCTCCACCATTCGCATGATGAATTTGCTGTCCTGTACTTCGTCTTGCTCATCCCGGTCTTGAGACAGCCATCCCTCTCTTCGTCCGTCGCCAGAATTAAGTCGATGGTCAAGTGGTCGGATATCGTGGGATCCTGCACTGGCTGTTCGTCCCGTTCGTAATCGTACAGGCTGCCCCGTCAACATGGCCATTTCCACGTCCAAGTCTATCATTCCATCTTCAGGCCGATTCGGTCGAGAGGGCATGTGCTCTGTAGACGAGCTAATCCATCGGAAGGGCTTCTTGAACAGGGATGTCCGTGTTCGATCGCGTGGCCAATCCGGGTTTCGTGCTCGCCTACGTTTACGGACATGATGATCGATCAGGAGGTTCAGGGATGGAAGACAGGCGCAGACGAAGCCAATAGTAATCTCGAGAGCCCTGCAATCGTTAGACAAGCATTACTAGGCTGAACAACATACGTTAGGATGCCGATCGGCGTATAATCGACAGTAATATCATCCGAGTTCAAAAAGTCTACCGCCTTGGCAACACGGAACAGTGTCAAGGCTGTAGCGATTCCACCAGCCCCCAAAAGCAACACAATCTTGATCCTTTTTCCTATCGACATTCGGAGTTTCCAGGTCAACGGTATCGGGATCAACAGAATGACCAAATCCGTGACAATCGATAGCGATAGATCAGAAAAGAAGATCTTTCGTTGGTTGAGACATCGTGCGTTTCTGACATCTGGATCCCAGTATGTCCGGATGGGATAACAGTTGACAATCCGAAGTATTTGGATCGGAATGTATGCCACCAGTAAAGCCCatgtcaagatcttgattCCTTTTGCGACTCGTGGTTCAACAGCAAAAACTCGTGCCATCAAAAGCAAAATGGTCGCTTTGGTGAAAAATGCAGCCGGGATATAGACAACTGTACTGGCATAGAACCACTGACTTGTTAGATCTGTCGGTTACGCTTGGGCTACTCACCTTTAGCCAATTATAGTATTCTGGTTTACGAATTTCCCAAGCATGATAACCTGCTCCATACCGGGCCACTACTTTGTTAGTGACGCAACGAAAAGGGAATAGACATACTCATGAAGCAAGTGACGCAGTACATGACGGCGGTGATCTAAAGGTTAGCATGCCAAACATTGGGCATCAAGAGTCGGTCATACAAATGCTGCTACACATGTCCCTAAACTGTTAGCTTTGATCAACATGAAATGTAGACATACAATCTTCCAACCCAAAGTTCCGGCTAATCGTTCCCTTGACATAAATCCGTACTATAAAAAAGAGTGTAATAAAGAATACACATATCGTCGTCAAGACAATATTCAACGTCCAGTAAACGTCTTCAGGGTTGTTGTAATCGGGAACAACCCCAGGAGGGGCATTTCGATTCGAATCGGGACCTGTTGCATTCCACATATCGTGGAAAAGGTCGAATTCATTGTAAGTGGAGATGTAGAATGACGGGAGGCGATGAATCCTTGATATCTGAGAGTCAAGCTTTAACTAGTGGATCTTCGGGGAGCCAACCGTCGACGATCAACGCCACTAACGGTTGGTGCTGAACTCTGTTTCTGTTACAGGGCTTCCTTTGGTTGAGGTCACTGCAATGACTCAAGGCGAGGGTTAGGGGCGGTGATCCTGTGGCGTAATTGGGCAAAACATGTTCTTGAATGATATTCGAGCGGCCATAGATACCGTAGAGTAGCCGATTTGGACGAGtattgatcttggcaaggcTGTGATCTGACGATCCAGTTGTTTCGCACCAAGTCAAAGCGCTACCCTCCATGAGTACAGCTCGAGGCTGCATACAACATTGTCCCaaattcatcaacatcctccaacCATCTGTCAACTCTCCGTCGTTGGCGTTTTATGTCTTCCTCGCTCATTCCATCTGGAAATGGCCACAATTCATCCAGTCGAAAAGAGTCACTCCCCCATTCGGCCAGATGAGAGTTGTAGCTCTGTTCCCATCCGTTCCGATCTGCTTGCCACAGATATTTGCTGCCTGGCGAATAGAGTCCCCTCAACTCAGTCCCCAGATACGTGGTGATACCATCATGAGCTGACAAGACATTGTCCAGAAAGTACATGGTGTACAGGGTTCGTCTCTTGGCCTCTGCCATGATCCATGATTCCCATTTTGGGACCGCACCTCGTTGTTCTGCCGCACATACAAGCCCTTCATGAGAGGTTGTGCATGCAATTTCCTGAAGGTTGATCATTGCCTGACGAAGAAATGGCATTGAAGGGCCCAGGTGAAAGAACAGAACCATGGAATAGATGAGATATGCTTGAAACAGTCCAACAAGATCGATGCCTTGATACGTTCCTCGCTCTTCGTAGAGTCTAGTCATTTCTCGCTGGAGGATATCTGCGGCGATACTCACGTTGCCAGGTGGAGGATCGCATATTCGGACCAGAGTAAAGCAGGTCGAGAGTGGCACCAATGACTGCTGCATAGGATGGATGAATGGTGGCAGACGACCTCGAATTACTGTCGAGGCATACGATTTGAGCATTCGATAGACAAAGTTGATGACACTTTGACTGTAGTTCTTGGGCGATTGTCCAGGCAGTGGAACATACGAGTTGAGCCAtcggttcttgatgtcgtcgCTGTTGATCGGACACACGAGGTCCAGTGTATCAAACTGAATGTCAGGGTCTTGGAGCAAGCTCtgttcaaagccaagagtgTCTGACGTCGAGTTCTCCCCGTTCTCCGCGTCCGGCTGCGAGTCTACGGTCGGCTCTCGAGATCTCCCAGGATAGCTACATGCCAGACTTCGCAAAGCACATCGTCCGCAGGTTTCCTTGCGATCACATTTTGCTTTGGCGGTTATACAATGCTGACAAGCTTTGACTCGAGGGGTGGAATATCTTGAAGGTGCCATAATTGAGTGATTGAATTGATCCAAAGAGTCTTAAATAGTCGGTATTGCGTTGTTCCGACCCGTACATCACATTCATATCATCTGACGAGTTCAGACGCCAAATTGACATGCGAAAGCAGCTCATATTCGTTGCTACAAAGCCCACCAAACGCCAGAAATTCAACTCGCTCACCAACTGGTCGTGTCATTCAAGGAAATAAATGAGCTCCTCGTGATATTGGAACCCGCAGGTATCACTCGTTTTCGTTTCCAATTAACCCATTTTCACATCTCCATTAACCTCAGTTTGAGGAAGCATTggcttctcgtcttcttgggctcttcGCTTGCCCATACGGTCGAGCCATTGCTCAGCGCTGACAATTGTTCCATCTACGACACCACTTACTTGGACAACCATGTCCAGACCTTCTTtggccaagaccaaaacTTTGTGTGCACCTTCAGTTAGAGCAGTCTCGTTGTCTTGTTGCCCGGCATTCCTGTCGGTCATGGTGGCGACACGGAATCGTTGGGGTAGACTGGTGAGATGACGTCGCACAAGGATTCGTGCGTTTTCGGGCAACGCGCCCCCTGCGTATTTCGACACAGTATTGATGGCTTCTCGCAGGGTTCTGAGGACATCGCCCTTGAGGTTTGAGATGCGAGCAGCAAGTTGAGAGCGAGATTCAGGATCAGCTTGTTCGCCAGCTTGTCCGTCAGGTACCTTTTCGTACTCATCAAGGGTAGTCTTTAGAGCTGAAATCACACGAGCAATGTGATCATTGGCCCAGCGAAGCCACTGTAGACAGTATTTGAGACTGCGTAGACTCTCTTGGCTCATGGCGACGCTGAGACCAGAAGTAGACGTAATCAGGCGTGACTGCCAGGCGCTGTTTGGTCGTGATGGTCGCGGTGAATTGGAATCAGTCTCAGTATATGCGGGTGATCTCAACTCATCGTAAGCAGGAAGCGTGTCAACCGTGCTAGTAGTCGACATGCGACGAGACATGGTCTTTGAGGATGGCGAAGGCGCTGTATCCATCTGTTCGTCGCTCATTTGCTGCATTCCTTCAGACTCAAATCGCTTGTTGCTGActgcttcatcctcatccgtTTTGCGTCGCTTCTTACTGTTGCCGGTTTCCAAATCCGACGTCGAGCTGTTTTGCCGTCTTCCGCCCAAAAACCATCTGACacctccttcaacaccagTTACTCGACCAACGGAACCAACAGTGTTCGCAATAGGTGTCAGGTATCCTTCAACATATTCGGCGCCAGATCGAAAACGCGGTGAAAAGTTCTTGGCGCCACCATACGCCGAAGTAGCGCCTTCAATTGTACTCGCCAACAATGGATGAGTCGTCGTGAGGAGAGACAAAAGTGGTTCAGGCTGCGGCGATTGTGGTTGATTCGATTGAAGTCCTGAGGTGGGTGGACTAACTGGAAGAGAGGAATTTCTGTGCGGTGGTGAAGATATAAAGTCTACAAGGTTAGAAACGATCAACATTACAATTGGCAACATACCTGCTCTCAAATCTCCAAGCGCCTCAGCTGCCAGTCGCACATCTGgatcatcaaggctgacgCTACCAGCCCTCgcatcaagagcatcagGAGAAGCAGCGCTGACGACACTGTTGCTACTCCCATCGAGATCCATTCGTGTCGGGCTATCGATACTATGCGCGAAAACAGGCGGATAAGGCATAGGATATAAAGGAAGCCGAGTCTTGGTCGGTTCCATTGCCATTTCGCTCGTAAGTGAACTCAGAGGTGGTAACTTGGTGTCATTGTCGGCATCGAATCTAGCCAAAGGAGGCAAAGAAGTCGGTATATCGGTAGGAACATCAGGAAAATTTATCGCATTCGGTGAAACGACATTGGAATAagctggaggagaaaaggcCATCAATGGTTGAGGTCGAGCAGGTGGTGGTCCGAGGACATGACGAGACTCGGACTCCCGATCAGGAAGCATGTGATTGCGCTCCATGGTCGGCGGTAACACGGATATGTCAACTGAGCATCG
This region includes:
- a CDS encoding formyltetrahydrofolate deformylase (At least one base has a quality score < 10); this encodes MANDHILTLSCPDKPGIVYAVTGIFAANKHNILDLQQFSDPVSERFFMRVHFGPTETESTEHLVEAFDKLAAEYNMDYDIRPVARKTRVLIMVSKIGHCLNDLLFRMKTGQLRMEVPVIVSNHPDYAALAESYGIEFHHLPVTKDTKAQQEGQILDLCKKHGIELIVLARYMQVLSPTLCEAMSGRIINIHHSFLPSFKGAKPYHQAYERGVKIIGATAHFVTADLDEGPIIEQRVARVDHSMNPKELSEEGSNVESQVLAAAVRWYAERRLFLNGHKTVVFN
- a CDS encoding hypothetical protein (At least one base has a quality score < 10) is translated as MSGGSRSRDGCFNCRRRKRRCDEEKPTCRRCQRAGDECIFPSPASASNPYKFIVAASDHYLVPSDDQNHSFLNLSPQELVAVCDSSEGRIVWAKESVPRSLSPFAFEPGRSVEKALVQYYVEVISRSRVYVDTSRNGFRTSVIPRMFMFQGPLFSAVLAMSAAEWAQNIVPDGRDYRALSMQYKVRALHELQHALPDSQGSEGNLLTCVLLASLEIAHGSCPTWLRHLQGALALLESFGNNIDPSVAEFALQYFRFRYILMETTQPTHQDSLHQAMAGLAKAEATLPHSRNLVDEQIGCSMDLVDIINEISSLSTHDISRDQLYTTGQDIEQQLEDLSFQGTDDYLLRSAESFRIAAQIYLRLVCYNTAITHPSILALHESLLSCLSDIIVEGQTRRSFPMWPLFLAGCACSSDEQRKVVLDHFMLMDSKWPISNISAVWNALRLIWHTRDLQASSTNQDWREIIHKFGWKLSLS